A genomic segment from Pseudomonadota bacterium encodes:
- a CDS encoding entericidin A/B family lipoprotein — protein sequence MIRTAVLALALVLSLAACNTMEGFGRDVEKTGEEIQKSTD from the coding sequence ATGATCCGCACAGCAGTTCTGGCTCTGGCCCTTGTTCTGTCCCTGGCCGCCTGCAACACCATGGAAGGCTTTGGCCGCGACGTGGAAAAAACCGGCGAGGAAATCCAGAAATCCACTGACTGA